A stretch of Camelina sativa cultivar DH55 chromosome 18, Cs, whole genome shotgun sequence DNA encodes these proteins:
- the LOC104762846 gene encoding uncharacterized acetyltransferase At3g50280-like, with protein MEDELVVIISKSVVNPRNVKKPTTVKEKIHLSPWDLARLRFGYLQRGLLFPKPDPKTDIIVSRLQASLSVALDRFYPLAGRLVKVKNDDDTVSFFISCDGSGVEFVHAEAKNIELSDVLQLSGSVPGFFSSFFPATGIKNYHGVSRSLLMVQVTEMKDGIFIGFGYNSTVADASSIWRFINAWSEICSKDSGGFETFQHRLQLKGWFFPRIDYPIHIPDPETKATSSVTTSTNLQEKMFHVTKENVLKLEAKANGEADQKISSIQAVLAHIWCSMIKHSGMSREEETHCRLPINMRQRLNPPLEAECFGNVSQTGIAPVTVGRDQY; from the coding sequence ATGGAAGACGAATTGGTGGTGATAATCTCAAAGAGCGTCGTAAATCCTAGAAACGTTAAGAAACCGACTACTGTGAAGGAGAAGATTCATCTTTCTCCATGGGATCTTGCTCGTCTTCGCTTTGGTTATCTTCAAAGAGGTCTTCTCTTTCCCAAACCTGATCCCAAAACTGACATAATCGTCTCACGATTACAAGCTTCACTCTCTGTTGCACTAGATCGTTTCTATCCTCTAGCTGGTCGTCTTGTCAAGGTCAAGAACGACGACGATACTGTCTCGTTTTTCATCAGCTGCGATGGTTCAGGTGTGGAGTTTGTTCACGCCGAGGCTAAAAACATCGAGCTCAGTGATGTACTTCAGTTGTCTGGTTCTGTCCCCGGTTTTTTCAGTTCTTTCTTCCCTGCGACCGGGATCAAGAACTACCACGGTGTCTCAAGATCTTTACTTATGGTTCAAGTGACCGAGATGAAAGACGGGATTTTCATCGGCTTCGGTTACAACTCAACCGTGGCTGACGCCAGTTCAATCTGGAGGTTCATCAACGCATGGTCTGAGATTTGTTCAAAGGATTCGGGAGGATTCGAGACCTTCCAACATCGTCTTCAACTCAAAGGTTGGTTCTTTCCTAGAATTGATTATCCAATCCATATCCCCGACCCTGAAACAAAAGCAACTAGTTCTGTAACAACATCAACCAATTTACAAGAGAAGATGTTCCATGTTACAAAGGAGAATGTTTTGAAACTGGAAGCTAAAGCCAACGGCGAGGCTGATCAAAAGATCTCGTCTATACAAGCGGTGTTAGCACATATATGGTGTTCAATGATTAAGCACAGCGGCATGAGCCGAGAAGAAGAGACCCATTGCAGGTTACCTATAAACATGAGGCAAAGACTAAATCCACCGCTGGAAGCAGAGTGTTTTGGGAATGTGAGCCAGACCGGGATAGCTCCCGTCACGGTTGGTCGAGATCAGTATTGA
- the LOC104762850 gene encoding F-box protein At5g67140, whose amino-acid sequence MYEEAAIDRLPLDLLAYIFSLVTSFTVLAQANGVCKKWRKAVNQSMARRQSLSFAGWKMDDDSTSRLVHLAYNLKELDISRSRWGCHITDNGLYQIASARCVANLNSVSLWGMTAITDSGVVQLISRTSSLQHLNIGGTFITDESLFAIAERCHNLKTIGMWCCRHVTERGLLVLVNKCRKLESINLWGTRVPVDCFIALLTISPALQIKPMELLLNAQNPPPLLHAV is encoded by the exons ATGTATGAAGAAGCAGCGATCGATCGTTTACCGTTAGACCTTCTCgcttatatattttctttggttaCTTCTTTCACCGTTTTGGCTCA ggCAAATGGTGTTTGCAAGAAATGGAGGAAAGCTGTAAATCAATCGATGGCGAGAAGACAATCTCTGAGCTTTGCTGGTTGGAAAATGGACGATGATTCCACTTCTCGTCTCGTTCATCTTGCTTACAACCTCAAAGAACTCGACAT ATCTAGAAGTAGATGGGGTTGTCATATAACTGATAATGGTCTTTACCAAATAGCTTCTGCAAGATGTGTGGCCAATTTGAACTCTGTCTCTTTATGGGGCATGACTGCTATTACTGATTCTGGTGTTGTTCAACTG ATatcaagaacttcttcattgcAACACCTAAACATAGGAGGTACTTTTATAACCGATGAGTCTCTTTTCGCTATTGCAGAACGCTGTCATAATCTTAAG ACGATCGGGATGTGGTGTTGCCGCCATGTGACAGAGAGAGGCCTTCTGGTTCTTGTTAACAAATGCAGAAAACTTGAATCGATCAACTTATGGGGAACTAGAGTTCCTGTGGATTGCTTCATTGCTTTACTTACCATCAGTCCTGCACTTCAGATCAAACCCATGGAATTGCTTCTCAATGCTCAGAATCCACCACCATTGTTGCATGCTGTCTAG
- the LOC104762849 gene encoding PI-PLC X domain-containing protein At5g67130: MSACINGLCRAVTVSLFSLSFFFSFSSACSNGNCQMLDSCSSATDCASGLYCGDCPAVGSTKPVCTRGQATIPTSIINGLPFNKYTWLMTHNAFSNANAPPLPGVDRITFYNQEDTITNQLQNGVRGLMLDMYDFNDDVWLCHSLRGQCFNVTAFQPAINTLREVETFLSQNPTEIITIIIEDYVHRPKGLSTLFANAGLDKYWFPVSKMPKKGEDWPTVTDMVQDNHRLLVFTSVAAKEDEEGVAYQWRYIVENESGDPGVKRGSCPNRKESQPLNSKSSSLFLMNYFPTYPVEKDACKEHSAPLAEMVGTCLKSGGNRMPNFLAVNFYMRSDGGGVFEVLDRMNGPVLCGCQTLAACQPGAAYGSCKNVTLQTRTPNMDSTAGSYSGASYTGSVQFSKSLASAVYPRNTIVVFCFSWLPLLMFLL, from the exons ATGTCGGCGTGCATCAATGGCTTATGCAGAGCCGTAACAGTCTCTCTTTTTTccttgtccttcttcttctctttttcctcaGCTTGCTCTAATGGAAATTGCCAG ATGTTGGATTCATGCTCCTCAGCCACTGATTGTGCCTCAGGTTTGTATTGTGGAGACTGTCCTGCCGTTGGGAGCACTAAACCCGTTTGCACAAGAGGCCAAGCCACAATTCCAACTTCCATT ATAAATGGATTGCCTTTTAACAAGTATACATGGTTGATGACTCATAATGCCTTTAGCAATGCAAATGCACCGCCTTTGCCAGGTGTTGATAGGATTACATTTTACAATCAAGAAGATACTATTACTAATCAGCTCCAA AATGGAGTTAGAGGGCTAATGTTGGATATGTATGACTTCAACGACGATGTCTGGCTTTGCCATTCGCTTCGAGGGCAATGTTTCAATGTCACGGCTTTT CAACCTGCAATTAACACACTGAGGGAAGTTGAGACATTTCTGAGTCAAAACCCAACAGAGATTATCACCATCATAATTGAGGATTATGTGCACAGACCTAAAGGCTTATCAACTCTGTTTGCTAACGCTGGTTTGGACAAGTACTGGTTTCCTGTTTCGAAAATGCCCAAAAAGGGAGAAGATTGGCCTACTGTGACTGATATGGTGCAAGATAATCACAGGCTCCTGGTTTTCACTTCTGTTGCtgccaaagaagatgaagaaggtgtTGCTTATCAATGGAGATACATAGTTGAAAATGAGT CTGGGGATCCCGGGGTGAAGCGAGGTTCTTGTCCTAACAGAAAAGAGTCACAACCTTTAAACTCAAAAAGTTCATCGCTTTTCTTGATGAATTACTTTCCGACGTATCCGGTTGAGAAAGACGCTTGCAAGGAACACTCAGCTCCACTAGCTGAGATGGTTGGGACTTGTCTCAAGTCAGGAGGGAATAGAATGCCAAACTTTCTTGCTGTTAACTTCTACATG AGAAGTGATGGAGGCGGCGTTTTCGAAGTTCTGGATAGAATGAATGGACCGGTACTTTGCGGCTGTCAAACTCTTGCTGCTTGCCAG CCAGGGGCAGCTTATGGTTCATGCAAAAATGTTACTCTACAGACAAGAACTCCAAACATGGATTCAACGGCTGGAAGCTACTCAGGTGCAAGCTACACAGGTTCAGTTCAGTTCTCAAAATCCTTAGCTTCTGCTGTGTATCCACGAAACACCATTGTTGTCTTCTGCTTCTCATGGCTTCCATTGCTGATGTTTTTACTATGA